A section of the Epinephelus moara isolate mb chromosome 3, YSFRI_EMoa_1.0, whole genome shotgun sequence genome encodes:
- the LOC126384609 gene encoding myb/SANT-like DNA-binding domain-containing protein 2 yields the protein MAASSTAEHSPEISTPLKIPKTEVPSPESEDLSDSNQYHSNPSTPNRFSPLNVGSGTAGRTAASSSSNSFTACRGMSWTPSETNALIAVWGNERLTEARMQQLEVAGTVFSGKAPGPAMYERVSRALSELGYERTPSQCRERMKTLRRCYSRVKEHGIGKRKSSYTIEQLEKVFGQGGWDSQSCAPVLINSSGLYQEMESDGSTMEDFSQEDWCNQVLDSAFQEGDMETEEIQVPKNRALQIQIELSEQTQKRDMMQTVMRILESVQLKWEHFQTWTEFSRLHLSNKLAIFGVGYNTRWREDVRYHYAEISSQVPLGKRLREYFNPEKPEGRIIMTKVQKMNWKNVYYKFLDITISEARCLELHMEVDWIPVSQSRPAGCSKGTSHYLLPGEIPKAYGLYAIGYEAVSSSSHDTTHTSAQGDGEDHSLPQCESENREQSQADGDGAETCDRTGAKVTYCYLGIAEDRTIQQSLFQHFQGSGKHHVHGEPSAVTRFLQENCCGAVTNQNGEGGEDSAQRYAIYIKFIEVELDFLSAGSLVECLETAIGCSLKFNNRETL from the exons ATGGCGGCGTCCAGTACCGCGGAGCATTCTCCAGAGATATCGACGCCGTTAAAAATACCGAAAACCGAGGTGCCATCCCCTGAGTCGGAGGATTTGAGTGACAGTAATCAATACCACTCCAATCCCTCAACACCGAACCGCTTCTCGCCTTTGAACGTAGGCTCAGGGACCGCGGGCCGGACGGCGGCCTCATCCTCCTCCAACAGCTTCACGGCTTGCCGAGGGATGTCGTGGACCCCGTCCGAGACGAACGCCCTCATTGCGGTCTGGGGCAATGAGAGGCTGACGGAGGCGAGGATGCAGCAGCTGGAGGTCGCAGGCACCGTGTTCTCCGGTAAGGCCCCCGGTCCTGCCATGTACGAGCGGGTGTCCAGAGCCCTGTCGGAGCTGGGATATGAAAGGACTCCGTCCCAGTGCAGGGAGAGGATGAAG ACGCTGCGGCGCTGCTACAGCCGTGTGAAGGAGCATGGCATTGGCAAAAGGAAGAGCAGCTACACTATAGAGCAGCTGGAGAAGGTGTTTGGTCAGGGAGGCTGGGACTCCCAGAGTTGTGCCCCAGTCCTGATCAACAGCAGTGGGCTGTATCAGGAGATGGAGTCTGATGGCAGCACCATGGAagacttctcccaggaggactGGTGCAACCAGGTGCTGGACTCGGCCTTCCAGGAGGGAGACATGGAGactg aagAAATCCAGGTGCCTAAAAACAGAGCTCTACAGATTCAAATAGAGCTGTCAGAACAAACCCA AAAAAGGGACATGATGCAGACTGTGATGCGTATCCTTGAGTCAGTGCAGCTGAAATGGGAGCACTTCCAAACATGGACTGAGTTCTCACGGCTGCACCTCTCCAACAAACTAGCCATCTTTGGCGTGGGCTACAACACACGCTGGCGCGAGGACGTGCGTTATCATTACGCCGAAATCAGCTCGCAGGTGCCTCTGGGCAAGAGGCTTCGTGAGTACTTCAACCCAGAAAAGCCAGAGGGTCGCATTATTATGACCAAAGTTCAGAAGATGAACTGGAAGAATGTTTACTACAAGTTCCTGGACATTACTATCAGCGAGGCACGCTGCTTGGAGCTGCACATGGAGGTGGACTGGATCCCTGTATCCCAGTCCAGGCCAGCAGGCTGCAGCAAAGGCACATCCCACTACCTCCTGCCTGGGGAAATCCCCAAGGCGTATGGACTCTACGCTATTGGCTACGAGGCAGTGTCGTCATCCTCTCATGACACCACTCACACCTCTGCACAGGGTGATGGTGAAGACCATAGCTTACCTCAGTGCGAGTCAGAGAACAGGGAACAAAGTCAGGCTGATGGAGACGGTGCAGAGACGTGTGACAGGACTGGGGCTAAAGTCACTTACTGCTACCTAGGCATAGCTGAGGATAGGACCATACAGCAGAGTCTCTTCCAGCACTTCCAGGGCTCTGGCAAACACCATGTCCACGGGGAACCCTCTGCTGTGACGCGTTTCCTGCAGGAGAACTGCTGCGGTGCTGTCACAAATCAGAACGGTGAAGGAGGTGAAGACTCAGCTCAACGTTATGCCATTTACATTAAATTCATTGAGGTGGAGCTGGACTTCCTCTCAGCAGGCTCCCTGGTGGAGTGCCTTGAAACTGCTATCGGTTGTTCCTTGAAATTCAACAACAGAGAAACATTGTAA